A genomic segment from Gilvibacter sp. SZ-19 encodes:
- a CDS encoding OmpA family protein has protein sequence MKHLSRFLVASLLVLGLSTANAQDENNPWAFSVEFNAVDTFPVGTEDVGRTPASTKANFFQEFFNVNDHWNIIPVVSKVSVGRYVGSGLTLTASGSVNRINKIGDLRVENISYYAADGRISYSFKDVIGGPGGWLDPVIGVGGGYTWVDDIGFGTMNFGAGFRFWLSEQFGINVESTYKHAFEDVYGIRHFQHSAGVIFTFGGKDTDGDGIYDKDDECPETPGLPEFNGCPDSDGDGIEDRNDACPDVAGAAEFNGCPDTDGDGIADPDDACPTVAGLKSLGGCPDADGDGIKDSDDNCPNEAGPAANNGCPWPDSDGDGVLDKDDNCPDVAGTVANNGCPEVTVEVINTLNEYSKTILFDTGKSTIRQESYAVLQNIVDIMKEYPNTTFVIEGHTDSVGRDATNQKLSEDRAASVKSYLTTIGMESSRLISVGYGESRPIASNNTRAGRQENRRVEISLQK, from the coding sequence ATGAAACATCTTAGCAGATTTTTAGTTGCTTCCTTGCTTGTCCTAGGGTTAAGTACTGCGAATGCACAAGACGAAAACAATCCTTGGGCTTTCAGCGTTGAGTTCAATGCCGTGGATACTTTCCCAGTTGGTACTGAGGATGTAGGAAGAACACCAGCATCAACTAAGGCTAACTTCTTCCAGGAGTTCTTCAACGTGAACGACCACTGGAACATTATCCCAGTTGTATCTAAAGTTTCTGTTGGACGTTATGTAGGTTCTGGACTTACTTTGACAGCTTCTGGATCTGTAAACCGTATCAACAAGATCGGAGATCTAAGAGTTGAAAACATTTCATACTATGCTGCTGACGGGCGTATTAGCTACAGCTTCAAAGATGTGATCGGTGGTCCAGGTGGATGGCTAGATCCAGTAATTGGAGTTGGTGGTGGTTACACTTGGGTAGATGACATAGGATTTGGTACTATGAACTTCGGAGCTGGATTCCGTTTCTGGTTGAGCGAGCAGTTCGGTATCAATGTTGAATCTACTTACAAGCACGCCTTCGAAGATGTTTACGGAATTCGTCACTTCCAGCACTCTGCTGGTGTGATCTTCACTTTCGGTGGAAAAGACACTGACGGTGACGGTATCTACGACAAAGACGATGAGTGTCCAGAAACTCCAGGTCTTCCTGAGTTCAACGGATGTCCTGATTCTGACGGTGATGGTATCGAAGATCGTAACGATGCTTGTCCTGACGTAGCTGGTGCTGCTGAATTCAACGGTTGTCCTGACACTGACGGTGACGGTATCGCTGATCCAGACGACGCTTGTCCTACTGTAGCTGGTCTTAAGTCTTTAGGTGGATGTCCTGATGCAGACGGTGACGGAATCAAAGATTCTGACGATAACTGTCCTAACGAAGCAGGTCCTGCTGCTAACAACGGATGCCCTTGGCCAGATTCTGACGGTGACGGTGTACTAGACAAAGATGACAACTGTCCTGATGTTGCCGGAACTGTTGCTAACAACGGATGTCCAGAAGTAACTGTAGAAGTGATCAACACTTTGAACGAGTACTCTAAGACTATCTTGTTCGACACTGGTAAATCAACTATCCGTCAAGAGTCTTACGCTGTTCTACAGAACATCGTTGACATCATGAAAGAATACCCTAACACTACTTTCGTTATCGAAGGACACACTGACAGTGTAGGTAGAGATGCTACTAACCAGAAGCTATCTGAAGATCGTGCTGCTTCTGTTAAGTCTTACCTAACGACTATCGGAATGGAGTCTTCTCGTCTAATCTCTGTAGGTTACGGTGAGTCTCGTCCAATCGCTTCTAACAACACTAGAGCTGGACGTCAAGAAAACAGACGTGTAGAGATTTCTTTGCAGAAATAA
- the kbl gene encoding glycine C-acetyltransferase, giving the protein MYGNIKQHLQEELEGIKEAGLFKKERIITSPQGPEITISTGETVLNFCANNYLGLSAHPEVIQAAKDAMDTHGFGMSSVRFICGTQDIHKTLEQKIAEYYGTEDTILYAAAFDANGGVFEPLLTKEDAIISDSLNHASIIDGVRLCKAARYRYENNNMEDLEKQLIAANEAGARFKIIVTDGVFSMDGLVAPLDKICDLADKYDAMVMIDECHATGFIGPTGRGTLEEKGVMGRIDIITGTLGKAMGGAMGGYTTAKKEIIEMLRQRSRPYLFSNSLAPAIVGASIKVFDMLSNDTSLRDKLESNTAYFKKGMMDAGFDIIDGDSAIVPVMLYDAKLSQQMADLLLEEGIYVIGFFYPVVPKGKARIRVQLSAAHEKEHLDKAIEAFKKVGKKLNVIG; this is encoded by the coding sequence ATGTACGGAAATATCAAGCAGCATCTGCAAGAAGAACTCGAAGGCATCAAAGAGGCCGGGCTCTTTAAAAAAGAACGAATTATCACTTCTCCACAAGGTCCGGAGATCACTATAAGCACGGGAGAAACCGTGTTGAATTTCTGCGCCAACAACTATTTGGGGCTGTCGGCACATCCGGAGGTGATACAAGCCGCAAAAGACGCAATGGACACCCACGGTTTTGGGATGTCTTCTGTGCGCTTTATCTGCGGAACCCAAGATATTCACAAGACCTTGGAGCAAAAGATCGCTGAATATTACGGTACTGAGGACACCATTCTTTATGCTGCCGCCTTTGATGCCAATGGCGGGGTTTTCGAACCCTTGCTTACCAAAGAAGATGCGATCATCTCCGATTCTTTGAATCACGCCTCTATCATAGATGGTGTTCGCCTTTGTAAAGCGGCCAGATATCGCTATGAGAACAACAATATGGAAGATCTAGAAAAACAGCTTATCGCCGCCAACGAGGCTGGAGCTCGATTCAAGATCATTGTGACCGATGGTGTTTTCTCTATGGATGGTTTGGTTGCTCCTTTAGATAAGATCTGCGACTTGGCCGATAAGTACGACGCCATGGTAATGATAGACGAATGTCATGCCACTGGTTTTATTGGGCCAACCGGTCGTGGTACGCTAGAAGAAAAAGGCGTGATGGGTAGAATTGATATCATCACAGGAACCTTAGGCAAGGCCATGGGTGGAGCCATGGGTGGATATACCACTGCCAAAAAAGAGATCATTGAGATGTTGCGTCAGCGTTCCAGACCTTATTTGTTCTCCAATTCTTTGGCGCCAGCCATTGTAGGTGCTTCTATTAAGGTATTTGACATGTTGAGCAATGACACTAGCCTGAGAGATAAATTGGAGTCCAATACGGCTTACTTTAAAAAAGGGATGATGGATGCGGGCTTCGACATAATAGACGGAGACTCCGCAATTGTACCAGTAATGCTGTATGACGCAAAATTGTCACAGCAAATGGCAGACCTCTTATTGGAAGAAGGAATCTATGTAATAGGGTTCTTTTATCCGGTAGTTCCGAAGGGGAAAGCAAGGATCAGAGTACAGCTTTCTGCGGCCCACGAAAAAGAGCATCTTGACAAGGCGATTGAGGCCTTCAAAAAAGTGGGTAAAAAGTTAAATGTAATCGGCTAA
- a CDS encoding exodeoxyribonuclease V subunit beta, which yields MLYAASAGSGKTFALVKRYLTQLLIPAATDSYRSLLAITFTNKAVAEMKSRILQQLDHFTKYQEKDKLTAMQHEVCAALDIKAPELARRSQGVLKDLLHNYGAFAVETIDSFNHRLLRTFARDLGLRSDFEVTTEADLLLQEAVDAVLAQTGTDEFLTETLVNFALQNTEEDRSWDPSGPLLDKAKVLLHEDSIEPVRRLQEKSTEDLKALTKLLEKRRSETQNGLINTAKEVLQCLADSQLEVSHFNRGSYPNHMIKLRDGQVVKWDNKWQLDIENYNFYTQKQEAWVKDAIDAIREQLIALFYQAKEYAIAADWYQRLYREVVPMTLLNYVQKVYQSIKDDQNLVTVAEFNRRIHNEIKSQPAPFIYERLGERYRHFFIDEFQDTSSMQWNNLVPLVDNALSQQDRTDQQGTLLLVGDAKQSIYRWRGGLPEQFLDLSEGQTPFAIAASLHKLRRNWRSRKEVIDFNNKLFKHLGTYLAEGPYRDCYLEQAEQEFNDKKGGQVTLEFFEAQNKEERDPEYIDRVKTKIDRCLEQGYALKDICVLTRKKDDSKTLAQALQEDYAVVSPDSLLLKESTLVQLLICGLQLRDKAADAEIRVALLWNYLEIIGTEQQNHALLKMVSADSNSALENALNALALDFSLDHMSSLGLYESLEYLIRSFKLQPYITAYERHFLDLARNFEQHNSSATTNFLEDWKKQEDAASLQFPENLDAIRLMTVHKSKGLEFPVVIIPFTDSELINKRNEYLWYSIDPEHYCGFEEFHLPINAIKDTDTDTYEHFLEQRFFDELNVWYVALTRAEDQLHLISSSTKADQKTFGGLVRSYLDACEPQRADQNSLTWGTPVVPEEQQKVTEEAPSVYISSDKSDNKIRLIASPRDKYQKETRAAQDRGNRLHLWLSQINSEEELPLLFERLEVLARYSREQLAADRALLEKLIQHPEVAPYFRVGVEAKNEAAIIDSYGEIHRPDRLVIDADSIVIIDYKFGSSDPTYRAQLDRYQDALQQLGFKKFKKILVYVQEEIELDTW from the coding sequence GTGCTCTATGCCGCCTCTGCCGGTAGTGGAAAGACCTTTGCCTTGGTAAAGCGTTATTTAACGCAATTGTTGATTCCAGCTGCGACAGACAGTTACCGCTCGCTCTTAGCGATAACCTTTACCAACAAGGCAGTTGCCGAGATGAAGTCGCGGATCTTGCAGCAGCTCGATCACTTCACAAAATATCAAGAAAAGGATAAACTCACGGCCATGCAACATGAGGTCTGTGCAGCCTTAGACATCAAGGCGCCGGAGCTAGCCAGACGCTCCCAAGGCGTTTTGAAAGACCTATTGCATAATTACGGGGCTTTTGCGGTAGAGACCATTGACAGTTTTAATCATAGGTTACTGCGGACCTTTGCACGAGACCTCGGACTGCGATCTGACTTTGAGGTAACTACAGAGGCCGACCTACTCTTACAAGAAGCTGTGGATGCTGTATTGGCTCAGACTGGCACAGACGAATTCTTAACAGAGACTCTGGTGAATTTTGCCTTGCAAAACACCGAAGAAGACCGTAGTTGGGATCCTAGTGGCCCGCTCTTAGATAAGGCAAAGGTGCTGCTTCATGAAGACAGTATAGAACCGGTTAGACGGCTACAGGAAAAATCGACCGAAGACCTCAAGGCCTTAACCAAGCTCTTAGAAAAACGACGCTCAGAAACTCAAAATGGCTTAATCAATACTGCCAAAGAAGTACTTCAATGCCTTGCGGATTCCCAGTTGGAAGTCTCTCATTTCAATAGAGGTAGCTATCCGAACCACATGATCAAATTACGCGACGGCCAAGTGGTCAAGTGGGACAACAAATGGCAATTGGACATTGAGAACTACAACTTCTACACCCAAAAACAAGAAGCTTGGGTAAAAGATGCCATAGATGCCATACGCGAGCAGCTAATAGCCCTGTTTTATCAGGCTAAGGAATATGCCATTGCTGCGGATTGGTATCAGCGCCTATATCGAGAAGTGGTTCCTATGACCCTGCTCAACTATGTTCAAAAAGTATATCAAAGCATAAAGGACGATCAAAATCTGGTCACGGTGGCAGAGTTTAACCGACGTATCCACAACGAGATCAAGTCACAACCGGCTCCTTTTATCTATGAGCGTCTTGGAGAGCGCTACCGACACTTTTTTATAGACGAGTTTCAAGACACTTCGTCCATGCAGTGGAATAACTTGGTTCCTTTGGTAGACAACGCCCTCTCGCAACAAGACAGAACAGACCAACAAGGCACCTTGCTCTTAGTGGGTGATGCCAAACAATCCATTTATCGATGGCGGGGAGGTTTACCCGAGCAATTTTTAGATCTGAGTGAAGGTCAGACTCCTTTTGCTATTGCGGCCTCGTTGCACAAACTCCGCAGAAACTGGCGGTCTCGCAAAGAGGTCATCGACTTTAACAACAAATTGTTCAAGCATTTGGGAACCTACTTAGCAGAAGGTCCGTATCGGGATTGCTATTTAGAACAGGCTGAGCAAGAATTTAATGATAAAAAGGGCGGCCAGGTTACCTTAGAATTCTTTGAAGCTCAAAATAAGGAAGAGCGCGATCCGGAGTACATAGATCGCGTTAAAACAAAGATCGACCGCTGTCTTGAGCAAGGATATGCCCTAAAGGACATTTGCGTATTGACTCGCAAGAAAGACGACAGCAAAACCTTGGCCCAAGCCTTACAAGAAGATTACGCCGTGGTTTCTCCAGATAGTTTATTACTCAAGGAATCTACTTTGGTTCAACTGCTGATCTGTGGATTGCAATTGCGCGATAAAGCTGCGGATGCAGAAATACGTGTTGCCTTGCTTTGGAATTACCTAGAAATAATTGGAACCGAACAGCAGAATCACGCCTTGCTAAAGATGGTTAGTGCGGATTCTAACTCTGCACTTGAAAACGCCCTAAATGCATTAGCGCTCGATTTTTCTTTGGACCATATGAGTAGCCTAGGACTGTATGAGTCCTTGGAATACCTAATAAGAAGTTTTAAACTGCAGCCTTACATCACAGCCTACGAAAGGCATTTTCTGGATTTGGCCAGGAATTTTGAGCAACACAATAGCAGTGCAACCACAAACTTTCTAGAGGATTGGAAAAAGCAAGAAGATGCAGCGAGTTTACAGTTCCCAGAAAACCTGGATGCCATTAGACTTATGACGGTTCACAAGTCTAAAGGGCTTGAATTTCCGGTTGTCATTATTCCTTTTACGGATTCTGAGCTAATCAACAAGCGCAACGAATATCTATGGTATTCAATTGATCCGGAGCATTATTGCGGGTTTGAAGAGTTCCACCTACCCATAAATGCCATAAAGGATACAGATACAGACACCTACGAGCACTTTTTAGAGCAGCGTTTCTTTGACGAGCTCAACGTGTGGTATGTGGCCTTGACCCGTGCCGAAGATCAATTACACCTGATTAGCAGTAGCACCAAGGCAGACCAAAAAACATTTGGCGGATTGGTCCGCTCCTATCTAGATGCCTGCGAACCCCAGCGTGCAGATCAAAATAGCCTGACTTGGGGAACACCTGTAGTCCCAGAGGAGCAGCAAAAAGTAACCGAAGAAGCTCCGTCGGTATACATCAGCAGTGATAAATCAGACAATAAGATTCGCCTTATTGCAAGTCCGCGGGACAAATACCAAAAAGAAACCCGAGCCGCTCAAGACAGAGGGAACCGCTTGCACTTGTGGCTTTCTCAGATCAACTCAGAAGAAGAACTTCCCTTGCTTTTCGAACGCCTGGAAGTGCTGGCCCGTTACTCGCGCGAACAACTAGCTGCAGATAGGGCCCTTTTAGAGAAGCTGATCCAGCATCCTGAGGTGGCTCCATATTTTCGTGTAGGTGTGGAAGCCAAGAACGAAGCTGCCATAATAGATAGCTATGGAGAGATCCACCGTCCGGATCGATTGGTCATAGATGCGGATAGCATTGTGATCATAGATTACAAGTTCGGAAGCTCTGATCCGACCTATAGAGCACAGTTAGATCGCTATCAAGACGCTCTGCAACAACTCGGCTTTAAAAAATTCAAAAAAATACTCGTTTACGTACAAGAAGAAATAGAACTGGATACTTGGTAA
- a CDS encoding superoxide dismutase, which produces MSFELPALPYAHDALEPHIDARTMEIHHGKHHAGYTSKLNAAIEGTDLDGKSIEDILKNLDMNNGAVRNNGGGFYNHRLFWEVMSPNGGGAPSGALADAINEAYGSYEGFKDAFAAAAGTRFGSGWAWLCAHPGGKVEVCSSPNQDNPLMPGVGCGGTPILGIDVWEHAYYLNYQNRRPDYVQAFFNVINWDQVSKNYEAAK; this is translated from the coding sequence ATGTCATTTGAACTACCAGCCTTGCCATACGCGCACGATGCCTTAGAACCGCATATCGATGCTCGCACCATGGAGATCCACCACGGAAAACACCATGCAGGATATACTAGCAAACTAAATGCAGCTATCGAAGGAACTGACCTTGACGGGAAGTCTATCGAAGATATTTTAAAGAATTTAGACATGAACAACGGCGCCGTTCGTAACAATGGCGGAGGGTTTTACAATCACCGTTTGTTCTGGGAAGTAATGTCGCCTAATGGCGGAGGAGCACCATCTGGAGCCCTAGCCGATGCCATTAACGAAGCTTACGGAAGTTACGAAGGCTTTAAAGATGCCTTTGCAGCTGCCGCTGGAACTCGCTTCGGATCTGGATGGGCTTGGCTTTGTGCTCACCCAGGAGGAAAAGTAGAAGTTTGCTCTTCGCCAAACCAAGACAATCCGCTTATGCCAGGTGTTGGTTGCGGAGGAACCCCGATCCTTGGCATTGATGTTTGGGAGCATGCCTATTACCTGAACTACCAAAACCGTCGCCCAGATTATGTACAAGCGTTCTTTAACGTGATCAACTGGGATCAGGTTTCTAAAAACTACGAAGCGGCCAAATAA
- a CDS encoding transglutaminase domain-containing protein, with protein MRQLTLIVLFAFIVPAQAQREDFEHIDLTRADALARDLKGEDLYALPILVHQLTAPLETDVERFRAIYIWVCQNIKGDYPLMLENDKMRRKLHTDSLALEQWNYEFKKEIFQILRKKKRTTCSGYSYLLKEMAELAGIEVAIVDGYGPINKLKIERLKIPNHSWNAVKLNDKWYLCDATWASGYTDLTTYLFEFDYDDQYWLMPPEEFAETHQPEDPSWLLLELSAND; from the coding sequence ATGCGACAACTTACACTTATAGTACTCTTTGCCTTTATAGTTCCTGCGCAGGCACAACGCGAGGATTTCGAACATATCGATCTCACTCGGGCAGATGCGCTTGCCAGAGACCTTAAAGGCGAAGATCTATATGCCTTACCCATCTTGGTACATCAGTTAACTGCCCCTTTGGAAACCGATGTGGAACGCTTTAGAGCCATCTATATTTGGGTGTGTCAGAATATTAAAGGCGATTACCCGCTGATGCTTGAAAATGATAAGATGCGTCGCAAACTGCACACAGACAGTTTGGCCTTAGAGCAGTGGAATTACGAGTTCAAAAAGGAGATCTTTCAGATCCTCAGAAAAAAGAAACGCACCACTTGCAGCGGATATTCCTACCTCCTGAAAGAGATGGCAGAACTTGCCGGCATAGAGGTTGCCATTGTAGACGGCTACGGTCCGATCAATAAACTAAAGATAGAACGCTTAAAAATTCCAAATCACTCCTGGAACGCTGTCAAACTGAACGACAAATGGTATCTCTGTGATGCCACTTGGGCATCTGGTTATACAGACCTGACCACCTACCTCTTTGAGTTCGATTATGACGACCAATATTGGTTGATGCCTCCAGAGGAATTTGCCGAGACCCATCAGCCGGAAGATCCTTCCTGGCTACTATTAGAGCTTTCTGCCAACGACTAA
- a CDS encoding carboxypeptidase-like regulatory domain-containing protein, with the protein MKSNFKSGLLKSLSFMGLCLMLSLFANPVFAQARTVSGVVSSTDGPLEGATVILKGSLDYVITDEDGKFEFPRELNKDDVLLITALGLEDAEVVIEADTNFISPILADDPVVIIAALRTEPSKKSQQPEQQ; encoded by the coding sequence ATGAAATCTAATTTTAAAAGTGGGCTGCTAAAGTCCTTAAGTTTTATGGGGCTTTGCCTTATGCTGAGTCTTTTCGCGAATCCAGTTTTTGCGCAAGCGCGCACAGTTAGTGGTGTAGTTTCCAGCACGGACGGACCCTTAGAAGGTGCTACCGTTATTCTTAAAGGCTCTTTGGATTATGTTATAACGGACGAGGACGGAAAGTTCGAATTCCCAAGGGAGCTCAACAAAGACGATGTATTACTTATTACCGCTTTAGGTCTAGAAGATGCCGAAGTTGTCATTGAAGCAGATACTAATTTTATCTCGCCAATATTGGCAGACGATCCGGTGGTCATCATTGCGGCTTTAAGAACAGAACCTTCTAAAAAATCGCAACAACCAGAGCAACAATAG
- a CDS encoding TfoX/Sxy family protein gives MASDSYFVEYVVEQISPAGDIICKKMFGEYGLYCDGKFFGMICDDKFFVKPTAPGKTYIGTPTEAPPYPGAKNCFLIEEQLDDSAWLSELVRLTAAALPEPKPKKKKK, from the coding sequence ATGGCTTCAGATTCTTATTTTGTTGAATACGTTGTAGAGCAGATAAGTCCTGCGGGCGATATCATTTGTAAAAAAATGTTTGGCGAGTACGGGCTGTATTGCGATGGCAAATTCTTTGGAATGATCTGTGACGACAAATTCTTTGTCAAACCCACTGCCCCCGGCAAGACTTATATAGGAACTCCAACCGAGGCACCGCCTTACCCTGGTGCTAAGAACTGTTTTTTAATAGAGGAACAACTTGACGATAGTGCATGGCTAAGTGAATTGGTACGCCTAACGGCAGCAGCGCTTCCCGAACCCAAACCTAAAAAGAAGAAAAAGTGA
- a CDS encoding DUF2490 domain-containing protein codes for MNTNKVLLLLALVISAGTYGQSEYQFGILPAVNLNKGLNHGYKINFKVESRQGFKEGLFEEDNPFDYQYILTDLTTLVAKKVAYNKTLALGYLFRIRGEQIVHRSIQQYIWTNNLARFRLSQRIATDQTFTANSAPQFRLRYRLASQIPFNGETVDPKEFYLKINHEYLNQFESGEYDLEIRLVPFVGYSMTDTEKLEFGLDYRINSFIDGPASHRFWIALNYYLSL; via the coding sequence TTGAATACTAATAAGGTCTTATTGCTATTGGCCTTAGTTATTTCGGCCGGCACCTACGGGCAAAGCGAGTATCAGTTTGGTATACTGCCGGCTGTAAACCTCAATAAAGGCTTGAACCACGGTTACAAGATCAACTTTAAGGTAGAGTCTCGTCAGGGTTTTAAAGAAGGCTTATTTGAAGAAGACAACCCGTTTGATTATCAATATATATTAACCGACCTCACCACCTTGGTCGCCAAAAAAGTGGCTTATAATAAAACATTAGCCCTAGGTTATTTGTTCCGTATTCGAGGAGAGCAAATTGTGCATCGAAGCATACAGCAATACATCTGGACCAATAACTTGGCCCGTTTTAGATTGTCTCAGCGCATTGCCACGGACCAAACCTTTACTGCAAACAGCGCTCCGCAGTTTCGCTTGCGGTATCGCTTAGCTTCACAGATACCTTTTAATGGAGAAACGGTGGACCCAAAGGAATTCTATTTAAAGATCAATCACGAATATCTGAATCAGTTCGAGTCTGGAGAATACGATCTTGAAATTCGCTTGGTCCCTTTTGTGGGTTACAGCATGACAGATACCGAAAAACTCGAATTTGGTTTGGATTATCGGATCAACTCCTTTATCGATGGCCCGGCTTCGCACAGATTTTGGATAGCCTTGAATTATTATTTGAGCCTTTGA
- a CDS encoding ribose-5-phosphate isomerase, with translation MSKSQYYVYVVELSKRVFTENAKFRSANPQFNGVLQCLYVGMTSTSPKERFAQHKSGYISKKGHKISSKLVEKYGLYLRPSLYNHLNPLPSREAALKMEEALALELRRKRYAVWYN, from the coding sequence ATGTCCAAGTCTCAATATTATGTCTATGTGGTAGAGCTCTCAAAAAGAGTATTTACGGAGAATGCTAAATTCCGTAGCGCTAATCCACAATTCAACGGGGTGCTGCAATGCTTATATGTAGGCATGACTAGTACTTCACCCAAAGAGCGATTTGCACAACACAAGTCTGGTTACATCAGCAAAAAAGGCCACAAGATCTCTTCTAAATTGGTTGAAAAGTATGGCCTTTACTTAAGGCCTAGCCTTTACAATCACCTCAACCCCTTACCCAGTAGAGAAGCAGCCTTAAAAATGGAAGAAGCCTTGGCACTTGAACTCCGCAGAAAACGATATGCCGTGTGGTACAACTAA